One Nocardioides oleivorans DNA segment encodes these proteins:
- a CDS encoding OmpL47-type beta-barrel domain-containing protein, with amino-acid sequence MSRLSPLKSTALLTVLALLGGLLLGVVAAAPANAHPGHGHVLIFTEDAAGDWHDAAIAQATPKVKAALEAAGMTVTVVHKETPGGSEAVFTDEGLEPFDAILVFQANGDPWNASEKAAMERWMEAGNGIAAVHNALDMRGSYPWWDNMVGSLMPGHAPTGTDPGPSGVVRNEDVTHPSTKHFDGTDSVTRWTRNDEWYNFSNNVRGTAHVLQTMDETTYAGGTQGYDHPISWCKPYEGGRFWATALGHFPSHYDEPEFMAQIVGGVKYVAGLEEGDCGGTVWSNFERVPLDQNTSAPFAIDIADDGRVFYTELVRGQIREYDPETQDVTTVLEVPVYSGGEDGMLGIALDPDFTDNGHVFVYRAPASANESDPANFWSTVARFTMVNGVFDPASEKEIIRIPARRLPDEPGHTGGALDFGPDGSLYIGVGDDVNPHSEPSGGYAPISERPGTFHDARETSANTNDLRGKILRITPDADGNGYTIPEGNLFDEADDTDDKTLPEIYAMGFRNPFRFSVDQETGWLSMADYSPDNNNDAPATRGPAGIAEWNLIKTAGNYGWPMCMGDNEPFRDVDYRTNPVTVGGYFDCDNPVNDSVRNTGLTELPPARAADMWYGYQRSSVPSVIPQGGGLAPMGGPFYRYDADLESDTKFPESYDGKPFFYEWARNKMYSIQLKDPATGEPGTEVEKVNAFLPTQQFLAPIDSKFGPDGSLYVLDWGGGYGRDNPNSGLFRVDYISGSRSPIAKVTVDVDSGPAPLTVQFDGSGSTDPEEEELTYEWDFDGDGDVDATGVTASHTFTTEGVFNPRLTVTDPAGKDGTTTIPITVGNTRPSVTFDLPPDGSFFDFGDDLDWDVEVTDPEDGTIDPADVIIQPALGHDEHAHPTTPYTGLTGTTPTSLGGHAPDENIFFAIDARYTDGGGTGGANPLTGSDTTLVFPKLRQAEFFSRKSSSATLASSTDAEGGKQVVVGKDGAWINFSPVNFHQIKRLALRVQSTAGGGAIELRKGSATGDLVKTVPVPATGASFTDVSVDVSDLGDETMNLFFVFTGGSDIRFNFFEAIGQGSSEDALPEVAITAPQQGVQLDPGSEVTVTADASQDGGAITGVEFFVDGASIGTDTTAPYAATWTTPEEEGLYHLTAVATNAAGESKTSRIVVAQVGELFGDLLPFTNVGGQFERLGAGAFRLTGAGADTWQGTDQYTALYQPAGGDDSYDAVVRVDASTLANQSGKAGLVIRNDMTQPGTSPGYAMVAWRPSGGMEFLTDPDGNGQLNASVAGGTSSVPKWLKLSRRGAEVSAYWSNNGTTWSQVGAAVTLAGIGSTQDVGMFVMSHEAAERTADFSQFAIDTDPAEPEPETPSEPLSCVAGPLSDEFDSPSLLPKWALRNAPGQPITQAGGSLRVPVTGADINEANTGPVSFAGQALPAGNWVATTKITLDHSSHWQWAGLVVHRTDNDYNKLAFVRHQDGGRLVEFQSETNGTRSTPGAPRVPADFPTTIHLRLTNTGGTLTAAYSTNGEAWTNVAGSTALKTGAGTRIGVMAGGDLGTTPRVAQVDWFRVTPDGTAPTVEADDEFDGTALDGCRWAESVRYSSRTASVADGHLKISTEPGDINGANPLSPRNFVLQDAPEGDWVATTRFKAPLKHRYQLAGLLMYGDDDNYVKADVVAYNAPGAAVDLRAEVAAEKGGSGVAGGDAINIADSSESGYWYVRVTRSGTSYTAEVSDGGVTWTPIGDGVTYDGPLSSIGLMAIGPEQEEPVSVEFDWFRLDTGEEPPVDTTAPTTTATQAVVAEGVRVTLTATDDAGGSGVASTEYRVDEGTWTTYAAPFVVTAPGTHTVEFRSTDVAGNVEATKSAEVVVEAPDTEAPTTTLTWSPAAPDGDAGWYVSTPRFTLAADDGGSGVATTEYRIDGGAWTAYAGAVEVADGEHTVAYRSTDVAGNVETAGSAQVKADTVTPATGATQQVAGDGVRVVLEATDATSGVAGTEVKVDQDAWQAYTAPVTVTGAGDHTVRFRSSDKAGNVEVEQSIGVVVGGPPADTTAPVTAVRTDPASPDGSAGWFTTAPTVTLSATDTGSGVARTEYRIGSGAWTAYAGPFPVAAQGRQVLEVRSIDRDGNVESAQSREMSLDTAGPEVTIDGLRARTYPSHRSATVSWSGSDATSGIRAVRARLDGEVVEAGAWQMWTLSTGRHVLTVTGTDGAGNTSTRTVVFTVQATRASLKKVLAAAAADGDLRPRLANRLVQLDKDARRAENRGDRPAAKKQLKAIRKLVRTKVDGDLRAALLAQVKERLAKL; translated from the coding sequence ATGTCCCGCCTGTCACCGCTGAAGTCCACTGCACTGCTCACCGTGCTCGCCCTCCTCGGAGGGCTGCTGCTCGGCGTCGTCGCCGCAGCACCGGCCAACGCCCACCCGGGGCACGGCCACGTCCTGATCTTCACCGAGGACGCAGCGGGGGACTGGCACGACGCCGCGATCGCCCAGGCGACCCCGAAGGTGAAGGCGGCGCTCGAGGCGGCCGGCATGACGGTCACCGTCGTGCACAAGGAGACGCCCGGCGGCTCCGAGGCGGTGTTCACCGACGAGGGCCTCGAGCCGTTCGACGCGATCCTGGTCTTCCAGGCCAACGGCGATCCGTGGAACGCCTCGGAGAAGGCGGCGATGGAGCGCTGGATGGAGGCGGGCAACGGCATCGCGGCCGTGCACAACGCGCTCGACATGCGTGGCAGCTACCCGTGGTGGGACAACATGGTCGGCTCCCTGATGCCGGGCCACGCGCCCACCGGCACCGACCCCGGTCCGTCGGGCGTGGTCCGCAACGAGGACGTCACCCACCCCTCGACGAAGCACTTCGACGGCACCGACTCGGTGACCAGGTGGACCCGCAACGACGAGTGGTACAACTTCTCGAACAACGTCCGCGGCACGGCCCACGTCCTCCAGACGATGGACGAGACGACGTACGCCGGCGGCACCCAGGGCTACGACCACCCGATCAGCTGGTGCAAGCCCTACGAGGGCGGCCGCTTCTGGGCGACCGCGCTGGGCCACTTCCCCTCGCACTACGACGAGCCCGAGTTCATGGCGCAGATCGTCGGAGGCGTGAAGTACGTCGCCGGGCTCGAGGAGGGCGACTGCGGCGGCACCGTGTGGAGCAACTTCGAGCGGGTGCCGCTCGACCAGAACACCTCCGCGCCGTTCGCCATCGACATCGCCGACGACGGTCGCGTCTTCTACACCGAGCTCGTCCGCGGCCAGATCCGCGAGTACGACCCGGAGACCCAGGACGTCACCACGGTCCTCGAGGTGCCGGTCTACTCCGGCGGCGAGGACGGGATGCTGGGCATCGCGCTCGACCCGGACTTCACCGACAACGGCCACGTCTTCGTCTACCGCGCTCCCGCCAGCGCCAACGAGAGCGACCCGGCCAACTTCTGGAGCACGGTCGCGCGCTTCACGATGGTCAACGGCGTCTTCGACCCGGCCAGCGAGAAGGAGATCATCCGGATCCCGGCCCGCCGCCTGCCCGACGAGCCCGGCCACACCGGTGGAGCGCTCGACTTCGGCCCCGACGGCAGCCTCTACATCGGCGTCGGCGACGACGTGAACCCGCACTCGGAGCCGTCGGGCGGCTACGCGCCGATCTCCGAGCGCCCCGGCACGTTCCACGACGCCCGCGAGACCTCGGCCAACACCAACGACCTGCGCGGCAAGATCCTGCGGATCACGCCCGACGCCGACGGCAACGGCTACACGATCCCCGAGGGCAACCTCTTCGACGAGGCCGACGACACCGACGACAAGACGCTCCCCGAGATCTACGCGATGGGGTTCCGCAACCCGTTCCGGTTCAGCGTCGACCAGGAGACCGGCTGGCTGAGCATGGCCGACTACTCCCCGGACAACAACAACGACGCCCCGGCGACGCGCGGCCCGGCCGGCATCGCGGAGTGGAACCTGATCAAGACGGCCGGCAACTACGGCTGGCCGATGTGCATGGGCGACAACGAGCCGTTCCGTGACGTCGACTACCGCACCAACCCGGTGACGGTCGGCGGCTACTTCGACTGCGACAACCCGGTCAACGACTCCGTGCGCAACACCGGCCTGACCGAGCTCCCGCCGGCCCGCGCCGCGGACATGTGGTACGGCTACCAGCGCTCGTCGGTGCCCAGCGTGATCCCGCAGGGCGGCGGCCTGGCCCCGATGGGCGGCCCGTTCTACCGCTACGACGCCGACCTGGAGTCGGACACCAAGTTCCCCGAGTCCTACGACGGCAAGCCCTTCTTCTACGAGTGGGCGCGCAACAAGATGTACTCGATCCAGCTGAAGGACCCGGCCACCGGCGAGCCCGGCACCGAGGTGGAGAAGGTCAACGCCTTCCTGCCCACCCAGCAGTTCCTCGCCCCGATCGACTCGAAGTTCGGCCCGGACGGCTCGCTCTACGTGCTGGACTGGGGCGGTGGCTACGGCCGCGACAACCCCAACTCGGGCCTGTTCCGCGTCGACTACATCTCCGGCTCGCGGTCCCCGATCGCGAAGGTCACCGTGGACGTCGACTCCGGCCCGGCACCGCTGACCGTCCAGTTCGACGGCTCGGGCTCGACCGACCCCGAGGAGGAGGAGCTCACCTACGAGTGGGACTTCGACGGTGACGGCGACGTGGACGCCACCGGCGTCACCGCGAGCCACACCTTCACCACCGAGGGTGTCTTCAACCCGCGCCTCACCGTGACCGACCCCGCAGGCAAGGACGGCACGACCACGATCCCGATCACGGTCGGCAACACCCGTCCCAGCGTCACGTTCGACCTGCCGCCGGACGGCTCGTTCTTCGACTTCGGCGACGACCTCGACTGGGACGTCGAGGTGACCGACCCCGAGGACGGCACGATCGACCCGGCCGACGTGATCATCCAGCCGGCCCTGGGCCACGACGAGCACGCACACCCCACGACGCCGTACACCGGGCTGACCGGCACCACGCCGACGAGCCTCGGCGGGCACGCGCCGGACGAGAACATCTTCTTCGCCATCGACGCGCGCTACACCGACGGCGGCGGCACGGGAGGCGCCAACCCGCTCACCGGGTCGGACACCACCCTGGTGTTCCCGAAGCTGCGGCAGGCGGAGTTCTTCTCCCGCAAGTCGTCCTCGGCCACGCTCGCGTCGTCGACCGACGCCGAGGGCGGCAAGCAGGTCGTCGTCGGCAAGGACGGTGCCTGGATCAACTTCTCGCCGGTCAACTTCCACCAGATCAAGCGGCTGGCCCTGCGGGTCCAGTCGACGGCCGGGGGTGGCGCGATCGAGCTCCGCAAGGGCTCGGCCACCGGCGACCTGGTGAAGACCGTGCCGGTGCCCGCCACGGGCGCGAGCTTCACGGACGTGTCGGTGGACGTGAGCGACCTCGGTGACGAGACGATGAACCTCTTCTTCGTCTTCACCGGCGGCAGCGACATCCGGTTCAACTTCTTCGAGGCCATCGGCCAGGGCTCGTCGGAGGACGCGCTTCCCGAGGTCGCGATCACCGCTCCCCAGCAGGGCGTCCAGCTCGACCCGGGCTCGGAGGTCACGGTCACCGCGGACGCCAGCCAGGACGGCGGGGCCATCACGGGCGTCGAGTTCTTCGTCGACGGCGCCTCCATCGGCACCGACACCACGGCGCCGTACGCCGCCACGTGGACGACTCCCGAGGAGGAGGGGCTCTACCACCTGACCGCGGTCGCGACGAACGCCGCGGGCGAGTCGAAGACCTCGCGCATCGTGGTCGCCCAGGTCGGCGAGCTCTTCGGCGACCTGCTGCCCTTCACCAACGTGGGCGGCCAGTTCGAGCGCCTCGGCGCCGGCGCCTTCCGCCTCACCGGGGCGGGTGCCGACACCTGGCAGGGGACCGACCAGTACACCGCCCTCTACCAGCCCGCCGGCGGCGACGACTCCTACGACGCGGTGGTGCGGGTCGACGCCAGCACCCTGGCCAACCAGTCCGGCAAGGCCGGCCTGGTCATCCGCAACGACATGACGCAGCCCGGCACCTCGCCCGGCTACGCGATGGTCGCCTGGCGCCCGAGCGGCGGCATGGAGTTCCTCACCGACCCCGACGGCAACGGGCAGCTCAACGCGTCGGTCGCGGGCGGCACCAGCAGCGTCCCGAAGTGGCTGAAGCTCAGCCGTCGCGGCGCCGAGGTGTCGGCGTACTGGTCCAACAACGGAACCACGTGGAGCCAGGTCGGGGCAGCGGTGACGCTCGCCGGCATCGGCTCGACGCAGGACGTCGGCATGTTCGTGATGTCGCACGAGGCCGCCGAGCGGACCGCCGACTTCTCGCAGTTCGCGATCGACACCGACCCGGCCGAGCCCGAGCCAGAGACGCCGAGCGAGCCGCTCAGCTGCGTGGCCGGTCCGCTCTCCGACGAGTTCGACTCGCCGTCGCTGCTGCCGAAGTGGGCGCTGCGCAACGCGCCCGGCCAGCCGATCACCCAGGCCGGGGGCAGCCTCCGGGTCCCGGTCACGGGTGCTGACATCAACGAGGCCAACACCGGCCCGGTGAGCTTCGCCGGGCAGGCCCTGCCGGCCGGCAACTGGGTCGCGACCACGAAGATCACGCTCGACCACAGCTCCCACTGGCAGTGGGCCGGCCTGGTCGTGCACCGCACCGACAACGACTACAACAAGCTCGCCTTCGTCCGGCACCAGGACGGAGGACGGCTGGTGGAGTTCCAGTCGGAGACCAACGGGACGCGCTCGACGCCGGGCGCACCGCGGGTGCCGGCGGACTTCCCGACGACGATCCACCTGCGGCTCACCAACACGGGCGGCACGCTGACGGCGGCCTACTCCACCAACGGTGAGGCGTGGACCAACGTGGCGGGCTCGACGGCGCTGAAGACCGGCGCCGGCACCAGGATCGGCGTCATGGCCGGCGGTGACCTCGGCACCACGCCGCGGGTCGCGCAGGTCGACTGGTTCCGGGTCACGCCGGACGGCACCGCGCCGACCGTCGAGGCCGACGACGAGTTCGACGGCACGGCCCTCGACGGCTGCCGCTGGGCGGAGTCGGTGCGCTACAGCTCGCGCACCGCCTCCGTGGCCGACGGGCACCTGAAGATCAGCACGGAGCCCGGGGACATCAACGGGGCCAACCCGCTGTCGCCGCGCAACTTCGTGCTGCAGGACGCGCCCGAGGGCGACTGGGTGGCGACCACCCGGTTCAAGGCACCGCTGAAGCACCGCTACCAGCTGGCCGGCCTGCTGATGTACGGCGACGACGACAACTACGTCAAGGCCGACGTCGTGGCCTACAACGCACCCGGCGCCGCGGTCGACCTCCGTGCGGAGGTCGCGGCCGAGAAGGGCGGCAGCGGGGTGGCCGGTGGTGACGCGATCAACATCGCCGACAGCAGCGAGAGCGGCTACTGGTACGTCCGGGTCACCAGGTCCGGCACGTCCTACACCGCCGAGGTCAGCGACGGCGGGGTGACCTGGACGCCGATCGGCGACGGCGTCACCTACGACGGACCGCTGAGCTCGATCGGCCTCATGGCCATCGGCCCGGAGCAGGAGGAGCCGGTGTCGGTCGAGTTCGACTGGTTCCGCCTCGACACCGGGGAGGAGCCGCCGGTCGACACCACGGCACCGACCACCACCGCGACCCAGGCGGTCGTGGCGGAGGGCGTGCGGGTCACGCTCACCGCCACCGACGACGCGGGCGGCTCGGGCGTCGCGTCGACCGAGTACCGCGTCGACGAGGGCACCTGGACGACGTACGCCGCACCGTTCGTCGTCACCGCTCCCGGGACCCACACGGTCGAGTTCCGCTCGACCGACGTGGCCGGCAACGTGGAGGCCACGAAGTCCGCGGAGGTGGTCGTGGAGGCCCCCGACACGGAGGCCCCGACGACGACCCTCACCTGGTCGCCGGCAGCACCGGACGGCGACGCGGGCTGGTACGTCAGCACGCCCCGCTTCACCCTGGCCGCCGACGACGGCGGCTCGGGCGTCGCGACGACCGAGTACCGCATCGACGGCGGTGCGTGGACGGCGTACGCCGGCGCGGTCGAGGTCGCGGACGGCGAGCACACGGTGGCGTACCGGTCCACCGACGTGGCGGGCAACGTCGAGACCGCAGGGTCGGCCCAGGTGAAGGCCGACACGGTCACCCCGGCGACCGGCGCCACGCAGCAGGTCGCCGGCGACGGGGTCCGGGTGGTCCTCGAGGCCACCGACGCCACCTCCGGCGTCGCGGGCACCGAGGTCAAGGTCGACCAGGACGCCTGGCAGGCCTACACGGCACCTGTCACGGTGACCGGCGCCGGTGACCACACCGTGCGGTTCCGCTCGAGCGACAAGGCCGGCAACGTGGAGGTCGAGCAGTCGATCGGAGTCGTCGTCGGCGGTCCTCCGGCCGACACCACGGCGCCGGTGACGGCGGTGCGGACCGACCCGGCCTCGCCGGACGGCAGCGCCGGCTGGTTCACCACCGCGCCGACGGTGACCCTGTCCGCGACCGACACCGGGTCGGGCGTGGCGCGCACCGAGTACCGCATCGGCAGCGGGGCGTGGACGGCGTACGCCGGTCCCTTCCCGGTCGCCGCGCAGGGCCGCCAGGTCCTGGAGGTGCGCTCCATCGACCGGGACGGCAACGTCGAGTCGGCGCAGTCGAGGGAGATGTCCCTCGACACCGCCGGCCCGGAGGTGACGATCGACGGGCTGCGGGCGCGGACCTACCCGAGCCACCGGTCGGCCACGGTGTCGTGGTCGGGCTCCGACGCCACGTCGGGGATCCGCGCGGTGCGGGCCAGGCTCGACGGCGAGGTCGTCGAGGCGGGTGCGTGGCAGATGTGGACCCTGTCCACGGGCCGCCACGTCCTGACCGTCACCGGGACGGACGGCGCCGGGAACACCAGCACGCGCACAGTGGTGTTCACGGTCCAGGCGACCCGCGCGTCGTTGAAGAAGGTGCTGGCGGCCGCGGCGGCCGACGGCGACCTCCGCCCGAGGCTCGCCAACCGGCTGGTGCAGCTCGACAAGGACGCTCGCAGGGCCGAGAACCGGGGCGACCGACCGGCGGCGAAGAAGCAGCTGAAGGCGATCCGCAAGCTCGTCCGCACCAAGGTCGACGGCGATCTCCGCGCCGCCCTCCTGGCACAGGTGAAGGAGCGCCTGGCGAAGCTGTGA
- a CDS encoding ArsA family ATPase codes for MVTAPPDPTSDWTGVRLHVVSGKGGTGKSTVAAALALALATSGRNVLLCEVEGRQGIARMFDVDPLPYEERRIARGAPDARGRAGQVHALHIDPESALLEYLSMYYKLGRAGRALDRFGVIDFATTIAPGVRDVLLTGKVYEAAQRPRKAKDAITYDAVVLDAPPTGRIGQFLGVNSEVAGLAKVGPVKTQADRVMELLRSPRTAVHLVTILEEMPVQETSDGIAQLREAGLPVGAVVVNLVRPQALSADALARVRDEAVDPSVVAAELKRAKVDVDQDLVASLVDEARDHAVRRQLEDEQRELVAAEGVPTFELPRLAAGIDHGALIELAQLLRGQGLA; via the coding sequence GTGGTGACCGCCCCTCCCGACCCGACCTCCGACTGGACCGGGGTGCGCCTCCACGTCGTCAGCGGCAAGGGCGGGACCGGCAAGTCGACCGTGGCCGCGGCGCTCGCGCTGGCGCTCGCGACCTCCGGCCGCAACGTGCTGCTCTGCGAGGTCGAGGGCCGCCAGGGCATCGCGCGGATGTTCGACGTCGACCCACTGCCCTACGAGGAGCGCCGGATCGCCAGGGGCGCGCCCGACGCGCGCGGTCGGGCGGGGCAGGTGCACGCCCTCCACATCGATCCCGAGTCGGCACTCCTGGAGTACCTCTCGATGTACTACAAGCTCGGTCGTGCCGGACGGGCGCTCGACCGCTTCGGCGTCATCGACTTCGCCACCACCATCGCGCCCGGGGTCCGCGACGTGCTGCTGACCGGCAAGGTCTACGAGGCAGCGCAGCGCCCGCGCAAGGCCAAGGACGCGATCACCTACGACGCCGTCGTGCTCGACGCGCCGCCCACCGGGCGGATCGGGCAGTTCCTGGGGGTCAACTCCGAGGTGGCCGGCCTCGCGAAGGTCGGTCCGGTCAAGACCCAGGCCGACCGGGTGATGGAGCTGCTGCGCTCACCGCGCACCGCCGTCCACCTCGTCACGATCCTCGAGGAGATGCCGGTGCAGGAGACGTCCGACGGGATCGCCCAGCTGCGCGAGGCCGGACTCCCGGTCGGCGCCGTGGTGGTCAACCTGGTGCGCCCGCAGGCACTGAGCGCCGACGCGCTCGCCCGGGTGCGCGACGAGGCGGTCGACCCGTCCGTTGTCGCCGCCGAGCTCAAGCGCGCCAAGGTCGACGTCGACCAGGACCTGGTCGCCTCGCTCGTCGACGAGGCCCGCGACCACGCCGTACGCCGCCAGCTCGAGGACGAGCAGCGCGAGCTCGTGGCCGCCGAGGGCGTGCCGACCTTCGAGCTCCCACGCCTCGCCGCCGGGATCGACCACGGCGCGCTCATCGAGCTGGCGCAGCTGCTGCGCGGTCAGGGACTGGCATGA
- a CDS encoding ArsA family ATPase — protein sequence MSTRSRQAPRQAPVLDIDALLDDRSVEIIVCCGSGGVGKTTTSAALALRAAEQGRNVVVLTIDPARRLAQSMGIEQLDNTPRPVPGIAPGGGGSLDAMMLDMKRTFDEVVEGQASPEKAKQILENPFYVALSSSFAGTQEYMAMEKLGQLHRQAREDDTYDLIVVDTPPSRSALDFLDAPERLSSFLDGRLIRLLVAPARGPARLMTAGLSVVTNALGKILGGQMLRDVQTFVTALDTLFGSFRQRAEKTFALLQADGTAFVVVASPEPDALREAAYFVDRLTDDDMPLAGLVVNRASPSAHTDLSAEAAIAAADRLGTKDPSSLTAGLLRLHADRVRIVERERHLRERFAASHPTVPTAVVPAMAGDVHDLEGLRAIGDGLATQA from the coding sequence ATGAGCACCCGCAGCCGGCAGGCACCCCGGCAGGCACCTGTCCTCGACATCGACGCCCTGCTCGACGACCGCAGTGTCGAGATCATCGTGTGCTGCGGCTCCGGCGGGGTCGGCAAGACCACGACCTCCGCCGCCCTCGCCCTCCGCGCGGCCGAGCAGGGGCGCAACGTCGTCGTGCTCACCATCGACCCGGCGCGGCGGCTCGCGCAGTCGATGGGCATCGAGCAGCTCGACAACACGCCGCGCCCGGTGCCCGGCATCGCGCCCGGCGGGGGCGGGTCGCTCGACGCGATGATGCTCGACATGAAGCGCACCTTCGACGAGGTGGTCGAGGGCCAGGCCAGCCCGGAGAAGGCGAAGCAGATCCTGGAGAACCCGTTCTACGTCGCGCTGTCGAGCTCGTTCGCCGGGACCCAGGAGTACATGGCGATGGAGAAGCTCGGTCAGCTCCACCGCCAGGCGCGCGAGGACGACACCTACGACCTCATCGTGGTCGACACGCCTCCGTCGCGCTCGGCGCTCGACTTCCTCGACGCACCGGAGCGGCTCTCCAGCTTCCTCGACGGGCGACTGATCCGGCTGCTCGTGGCGCCGGCGCGGGGGCCGGCGCGACTGATGACGGCCGGGCTCTCGGTCGTGACGAACGCCCTCGGCAAGATCCTCGGCGGTCAGATGCTGCGCGACGTGCAGACCTTCGTGACGGCCCTCGACACGCTCTTCGGGAGCTTCCGCCAGCGGGCCGAGAAGACCTTCGCCCTCCTGCAGGCCGACGGGACGGCGTTCGTCGTCGTCGCCTCGCCCGAGCCCGACGCGCTGCGGGAGGCGGCGTACTTCGTGGACCGGCTCACCGACGACGACATGCCCCTGGCGGGGCTGGTGGTCAACCGGGCGAGCCCGTCGGCGCACACCGACCTGTCGGCGGAGGCCGCGATCGCGGCCGCCGACCGGCTGGGCACGAAGGACCCGTCGTCACTGACGGCCGGGCTGCTCCGGCTCCACGCGGACCGGGTCCGGATCGTGGAGCGCGAGCGGCACCTGCGCGAGCGGTTCGCCGCGTCGCACCCGACGGTGCCGACGGCGGTCGTCCCGGCCATGGCCGGCGACGTGCACGACCTCGAGGGCCTGCGCGCGATCGGCGACGGACTGGCGACCCAGGCCTGA
- a CDS encoding WhiB family transcriptional regulator — MWVEDWASRAACKGETPDALFVRGAEQNKAKAVCAGCPVRTECLAEALDNQIEWGVWGGMTERERRALLRRRPDSSWRSILETARTKVEVTV; from the coding sequence ATGTGGGTCGAGGACTGGGCATCAAGGGCAGCGTGCAAGGGCGAGACGCCGGACGCACTGTTCGTGCGAGGCGCTGAGCAGAACAAGGCGAAGGCCGTCTGCGCGGGTTGCCCCGTGCGCACCGAGTGCCTCGCCGAGGCGCTGGACAACCAGATCGAGTGGGGTGTCTGGGGCGGCATGACCGAGCGTGAGCGCCGTGCGCTGCTCCGCCGCCGCCCCGACTCGTCGTGGCGCTCCATCCTGGAGACCGCCCGCACCAAGGTCGAGGTCACCGTCTGA